Genomic segment of Nitrospirota bacterium:
TCCTATCCATCACAGGGACTCACGCCCGAAAAGCTTGCACTGATTTTCAAAGAGGCTGATTTGGGAGATGTGGGAAGACAGGCAGAGCTATTTGAAGAGATGGAGGAAAAAGACGCTCATCTCGGCTCTGTCATGCAGACAAGAAAGCTTGCAGTTTCAGGACTTGGTTGGGAGATTATATCTGCATCTAAAGACAAAGAAGACGAAAAGATTGCAGGATTCATAAAAGAGGCTCTCACATGGTGTGAGAACTGGGACTCTGCATTGCTCGATATGCTCGATGCAATCGGAAAAGGATTTTCTGTCTCAGAAATCATGTGGGAGATTGTAGATGAAAGGTGTTGGCTTAAAGAGCTTAAGTGGAGACATCAGAAGAGATTCACATTTATCTCAAATCTCAAATCTCAAATCTCAATCTCTGACATCCCTCGCCTTCTCACAGACTCAGAGCCTGTTTATGGAGAAGACCTCGTCCCGAATAAATTCGTTGTCCATAAATACCGTGCAAGAAGCGGTATTACGCCAAGGGCTGGAATCTTGAGACCCTGTGCCTATATGTATCTATTCAAGAATTACTCAATCAAAGACTGGCTCATATTCAATGAGAGGTTTGCAATGCCAATGAGGATTGGAAAATTCTCCTCGTCCACATCGGAGGCAGATAGAAGGGTTTTAAAGAATGCAGTCTATAACTTAGGTGCCGATGCAGCCGCAGTTATATCGGATTCGACTGTTATAGAGATGATCGAGTCTGCAGGAAAAGTGCCATCTGCAGAGATATACGAAAGGCTTATCAGGGTTTGCGATTCGTCAATGTCAAAGGCAGTCTTAGGACAGACCCTTACAACAGAGCAGACCTCTGGAACATATGCAACTGCAAAGGTCCATCAGACCGTAAGGCAGGACATACTTGAGGCAGATGCAAAGGCACTTCAAAGGACGATTCAGATGCAGGTCATTCGTCCTCTAATCGAGTATAACTTTGGCATAGACAAAAGTCTTCCTGTTTTCAAGTTCCATTATGAGGAGGGCAAAGACCTCAAGGCACTGGCAGAGACCTATGGCGTCCTTGTGAGGGATATGGGCTTCGATGGAATACCAAAGTCCCATATATATCAGAGATTCGGAATCCCCATGCCTGAAAATGGTGAGGAGACAGTAAAGGGAGAGATTAAATGAGAGTTAGCCTGACAGTTAGGGTTGATGCCTTAGAGGCAATGGCGGCACTTGGAAGTATCAAAGAGCGGATAAAGGACATGAGCCCAGCTATGCAAAGGGTAGCGAGTATTATGCAGTCTTCGGTAGAGAAAAACTTTGATGCCGAAGGAAGACCTAAATGGCATCCCCTTCATCCCCTGACGATACGGGATAGGATGAGACAGGGCTACTGGCCCGGCAAGATTCTGCACAGAACCGGAGCCCTCAGGGCATCTATCGCTCAATATTTTGACAGTCGGAGGGCAGGTGTTGGCACAAACCTTAAATACGCTGCAGTACATCAGTACGGAGAACTTACGAGTATCAAAGGAAGAAGGGCTCTTATCCCTGCAAGACCCTTTTTAAAACTAACGGATGAGGAGATGGGCGAGATTACCAATGTGATTAACGATTACTTATTAGGAGGTCTTAAATGATTTCTGAGCTTTTAAATTTGAAATCCGAGATTACAGGTATTCCATCCGAGATTCAGGTTTTACCATTAGGCTCTCATAAGACAGACAAAGGGGACTTTATCCTCGATAAGGAATCCGCAGGTGCAATCATCGAAGATTTCAACTCTCATCAAAACGACATGGTCATTGACTATGAGCATCAGACGCTAAGTGGTAAAGAGGCACCTGCCGCAGGATGGATTAAGGGGCTTGTAAATAAAGGCAAGGATGGGGTGTGGGCAATAGTTGAATGGACTGAGAGGGCAAGGGAGTATCTCAAGAATCGTGAATACAGATATCTCAGCCCTGTATTTTTGAAAAGGCTTTCAGATAACAAGATAGTCAGGCTTATCAATGCAGGATTGACAAACCAGCCGGCAATAGATGGAATGGTTCCTATAGTAAATAAGGATTCCGAACAAGTCGGAATAACAGAAATAAGAAAGGAGGTTTCTATGGAGAAACTACTTGAGGTATTGGGACTGAATCCCGATACAACCGAGGATTCTGCAATCTCTGTAGTTCAGACACTGAAGTCTCAGATAAAAGAAATCTCGGATTTCAAATCTAAGATTCAGAGTGCCCTTGGACTTAATGCGGATGCAACCCTTTCAGAAGTCACAGGCACAGTCATGGCTATGAAGCAGTCTCAGAGGTATGCAGATGACCTCGTGAAAAGGGTCTCGGAGCTTGAGACTCAGCTCAGAAAGAGGGATGCCGATGAGCTTGTAACTCAGGCAATGAAAGAAGGTAAGGTTACTCCTGCACAGAAAGACTGGGCAATGGATTATGCAGAAACAGACATTGAAGGGTTCAAGGTCTTTGTCTCAAAGGCACCTATAGTCATTGACACATTTGAGTATGCAGGCGAAGACATGCCCGGAGATGGCATCTCAATCGATGAGATTCAGATTCAGGTGAACAAAACACTCGGAGTTTCCGAGGAGACATTTAAAAAACACAATAAATAGTTTTGTCATTCTGGCTTGGCCTACTTCGCCGAAGTGGCTACGAAGGCTGAATCCAGAATCCTTCTTAGGAAGGATTCCCGACAAGCGGGAATGACGGAAAAAAAAGAAAAGGAGGAAATATGTCTGCATTAACAGCTGACAGGAAAACACCTTATAGAGAAGACATTACATACTCTATAGGTGTGGCAGGAGCGTCTAAGATTTTCGCAGGCTCGATAGTTGCCATTAACTCCTCAGGTTATGCCGTGCCTGCCTCAGATACGGCAGGGCTGAGGGTTATAGGCAGGGCTGAGGAGCAAGTGGACAACTCCGCAGGTGCAAACGGAGACAAGTCTGTGCTTGTCAGGAAAGGGGTATATAAGGTTGCGAGCTCAGGGCTAACGATTGCAGATGTTGGCAAGGTTGCCTTAGTCTCTGATGACCAGACAATCTCAATACTGGATACCACGAACAACATCGTTGCTGGTGTCATAGAAGCAATTGACTCTGCAACTGAAGCTTGGGTGAGACTTGGGCTTTCAATCGGAGTAAGGGTTGTGAAGACAAGCCTAAGCTATAAGGCGGTTGCCGTAACCGTTGCCGCATCTGCAACATCGGGCTCAAGTGCAGCAGATGCTGATCTTGAAGGTGGCGAGATTCTCGGCATCTACTCCACAGGCAACCAAGACCAGCTAATTGACAGCGTAGTGCGGAATGCAGATGGCTCTGTAACTGTAACACTTGCTGTAGCTGCAGTTGCAAATAACACATTCAAAGTCGTTGTCCTTAGGGCAACAGGATAAGGAGGAAACCATGATAATCAATCAAGCATCGC
This window contains:
- a CDS encoding phage virion morphogenesis protein codes for the protein MRVSLTVRVDALEAMAALGSIKERIKDMSPAMQRVASIMQSSVEKNFDAEGRPKWHPLHPLTIRDRMRQGYWPGKILHRTGALRASIAQYFDSRRAGVGTNLKYAAVHQYGELTSIKGRRALIPARPFLKLTDEEMGEITNVINDYLLGGLK
- a CDS encoding phage protease produces the protein MISELLNLKSEITGIPSEIQVLPLGSHKTDKGDFILDKESAGAIIEDFNSHQNDMVIDYEHQTLSGKEAPAAGWIKGLVNKGKDGVWAIVEWTERAREYLKNREYRYLSPVFLKRLSDNKIVRLINAGLTNQPAIDGMVPIVNKDSEQVGITEIRKEVSMEKLLEVLGLNPDTTEDSAISVVQTLKSQIKEISDFKSKIQSALGLNADATLSEVTGTVMAMKQSQRYADDLVKRVSELETQLRKRDADELVTQAMKEGKVTPAQKDWAMDYAETDIEGFKVFVSKAPIVIDTFEYAGEDMPGDGISIDEIQIQVNKTLGVSEETFKKHNK
- a CDS encoding DUF935 domain-containing protein, coding for MKKDKPILDEIGIITVRNRYSSYPSQGLTPEKLALIFKEADLGDVGRQAELFEEMEEKDAHLGSVMQTRKLAVSGLGWEIISASKDKEDEKIAGFIKEALTWCENWDSALLDMLDAIGKGFSVSEIMWEIVDERCWLKELKWRHQKRFTFISNLKSQISISDIPRLLTDSEPVYGEDLVPNKFVVHKYRARSGITPRAGILRPCAYMYLFKNYSIKDWLIFNERFAMPMRIGKFSSSTSEADRRVLKNAVYNLGADAAAVISDSTVIEMIESAGKVPSAEIYERLIRVCDSSMSKAVLGQTLTTEQTSGTYATAKVHQTVRQDILEADAKALQRTIQMQVIRPLIEYNFGIDKSLPVFKFHYEEGKDLKALAETYGVLVRDMGFDGIPKSHIYQRFGIPMPENGEETVKGEIK